A stretch of the Medicago truncatula cultivar Jemalong A17 chromosome 5, MtrunA17r5.0-ANR, whole genome shotgun sequence genome encodes the following:
- the LOC11438371 gene encoding uncharacterized protein produces the protein MNVWKEQLEHNTQEEEEDDDTFEESYILATLLGEYATKYLCKEPCRTSELTGHAWVQEILQGNPTRCYEMFRMEKHIFHKLCHELVEHDLKSSKHMGVEEMVAMFLVVVGHGVGNRMIQERFQHSGETVSRHFHRVLHACLKLSFKYIKPEDPMFCECHAKIKNDQRYWPFFKNAIGAIDGTHVSCVVSASEQPRFIGRKGYPTQNIMAVCDWNMCFTFVLAGWEGTAHDARVFDKALTTANLNFPHPPQGKYYLVDSGYPTPIGYIGPYRCERYHLPEFRRSSGFENHNEVFNYYHSSLRCTIERTFGVWKNRFAILRSMPKFKYETQVHIVVATMAIHNFIRRSAEMDVDFNLYEDENTVIHHDDDHRSTNLN, from the exons ATGAATGTTTGGAAGGAACAATTGGAACACAAtacacaagaagaagaagaagatgatgatacatttgaagaatCCTATATTTTGGCTACACTACTTGGTGAGTATGCAACAAAATATTTATGCAAAGAGCCATGTAGAACTAGTGAGCTCACAGGTCATGCATGGGTTCAAGAAATATTGCAAGGGAATCCCACTCGTTGTTATGAGATGTTTCGAAtggaaaaacatatttttcataaactttgCCATGAATTGGTGGAACATGATTTAAAGTCTTCTAAACATATGGGGGTTGAAGAAATGGTTGCAATGTTTTTGGTCGTTGTAGGCCACGGTGTCGGTAATAGAATGATTCAAGAAAGATTTCAACATTCGGGTGAGACTGTAAGTAGACATTTTCATCGTGTACTTCATGCATGCCTTAAGTTGTCCTTCAAATATATTAAACCCGAAGATCCTATGTTTTGTGAATGTCATgccaaaattaaaaatgatcaaCGTTATTGGCCTTTTTTTAAGAATGCTATAGGAGCAATTGATGGTACACATGTGTCATGTGTAGTTAGTGCTAGTGAGCAACCAAGGTTTATTGGAAGAAAAGGATATCCAACACAAAATATTATGGCTGTATGTGATTGGAATATGTGTTTCACTTTTGTATTAGCTGGTTGGGAAGGCACTGCCCATGATGCCCGTGTTTTTGACAAAGCTCTTACTACCGCTAACCTTAACTTTCCGCATCCTCCTCAAG gtaaGTATTATTTGGTAGATTCTGGTTATCCAACACCAATAGGGTACATTGGTCCATATAGATGTGAACGTTATCATCTTCCTGAATTTAGACGTTCAAGTGGGTTCGAAAATCATAATGAAGTATTCAATTACTATCACTCAAGTTTAAGATGCACAATTGAAAGAACTTTTGGGGTATGGAAGAATAGATTTGCAATTCTGCGTAGCATGCCTAAGTTCAAATATGAGACACAAGTTCATATAGTTGTCGCAACAATGGCAATACACAACTTTATTAGAAGGAGTGCTGAAATGGATGTTGATTTTAATctttatgaagatgaaaatacaGTCATTCACCATGATGATGATCATAGATCAACTAACTTGAATTAA
- the LOC112422096 gene encoding uncharacterized protein: MQAQQSDTLVRWNNNDCNSIILNVDGSCLGETVRAGYGGLIRNSAGLYLSGFSGFMASTTDILLAELTAIYRGLLLAVQLGITDMVCYSDSLHSVKLLTEHASSFHVYAVLIQDIKDILSTTNFSIHHCLREGNQCADFMAKLGATSNTEYHHHATPPHALLPLIRTDAVGTLYPRV; encoded by the coding sequence ATGCAGGCCCAACAATCTGACACTCTGGTTCGCTGGAATAATAATGATTGTAATTCTATTATCCTGAATGTGGATGGCAGCTGCTTAGGCGAAACTGTTCGAGCCGGATATGGAGGTCTAATCCGCAATTCTGCAGGCCTCTACCTCTCGGGTTTCTCAGGTTTCATGGCTTCAACAACGGACATTCTTCTAGCCGAACTCACTGCTATTTATCGAGGTCTTCTTCTGGCTGTACAATTGGGCATCACAGATATGGTTTGCTATTCTGACTCCTTGCACTCTGTTAAACTTCTCACTGAACATGCTTCAAGTTTCCACGTCTATGCTGTGTTAATTCAAGACATCAAAGACATTTTGTCCACTACAAATTTCTCCATTCATCATTGTTTAAGGGAAGGGAACCAATGTGCGGACTTCATGGCTAAGCTGGGCGCTACCTCAAACACTGAATACCATCATCATGCCACTCCTCCACATGCCTTACTTCCTTTGATTAGGACCGACGCAGTGGGAACTTTGTATCCTAGAGTCTAA
- the LOC112422097 gene encoding LOW QUALITY PROTEIN: E3 ubiquitin-protein ligase complex slx8-rfp subunit slx8-like (The sequence of the model RefSeq protein was modified relative to this genomic sequence to represent the inferred CDS: deleted 1 base in 1 codon), which produces MTISSMNDLIYVRTRAVSNIVINRIYAADENPSGEQDGPQAKLGHVLQRHAFFSMEAIDDVDDDVVEISARDFAEAKKNSRRNRLRTIDDLIDVHLDEEQPSKKIVLSCPICMGPFVEEMTTRCGHIFCKICIKIAINAQAKCPICRKKTNVKQLIRVFLPTTD; this is translated from the exons ATGACGATTTCTTCGATGAATGATCt AATTTACGTGCGGACGAGGGCAGTTTCGAACATTGTCATTAATCGAATATATGCGGCTGATGAGAACCCTTCTGGTGAGCAGGATGGACCTCAGGCTAAATTGGGGCATGTCCTTCAGAGACATGCATTCTTTTCTATGGAGGccattgatgatgttgatgacgACGTTGTTGAAATTTCTGCAAGGGATTTTGCCGAggctaaaaaaaattctagaagAAATCGCCTGAGGACCATAGATGATCTTATTGATGTGCATTTAGACGAAGAGCagccttcaaaaaaaattgtcttaagCTGTCCTATATGCATGGGCCCTTTCGTCGAAGAAATGACGACAAGGTGTGGTCATATT TTTTGCAAGATTTGTATCAAGATTGCTATCAATGCTCAGGCTAAATGTCCTATCTGCAGAAAAAAGACGAATGTGAAACAACTTATAAGAGTGTTTCTCCCAACAACTGATTGA
- the LOC112422098 gene encoding uncharacterized protein, whose protein sequence is MVKNVEFEDSAKGKFFLWRAVRGVLPTRMRLQDKGVPCTDCCPFCETNYENDWHVFMGCEEVKTVWRTAGLCDLIAEIVADAASFANCFFSLLCRLTTNKCKDMTMILWCIWRRRNDKVWDGDLKLVSIAIQLAREALFQWQIARQNTAEPHQTQQQQTIQWQPPAQGVLKCNVDAAIFNELKSLCTCICIRDHRGQIIKAATNWYEGNPLPQEAEAVGLRDAILWLGELGLSDVHIELDCKIVVDSICDKNNNQAEFGNIIANCMSLLQQFTNFKISFVRRQANVVTHNLARVSILHARHRVFDLIPSCITNLAMNEII, encoded by the coding sequence ATGGTTAAAAATGTGGAGTTTGAAGATTCTGCAAAGGGTAAATTTTTCCTTTGGAGAGCTGTGAGGGGTGTTTTGCCTACGCGTATGCGGTTGCAAGATAAAGGTGTTCCGTGTACGGATTGCTGTCCTTTTTGTGAAACAAATTACGAGAACGATTGGCATGTTTTCATGGGGTGTGAAGAAGTGAAAACTGTTTGGCGGACAGCAGGCCTATGTGATTTAATTGCTGAGATAGTTGCTGATGCCGCGAGTTTTGCAAACTGTTTTTTCTCATTATTATGCAGGTTAACAACTAATAAGTGCAAAGACATGACAatgatactttggtgcatatGGCGTCGCCGTAATGACAAAGTATGGGACGGTGATCTGAAGCTAGTTTCGATCGCAATTCAGTTAGCACGTGAGGCGCTATTCCAATGGCAGATTGCGAGACAGAACACTGCAGAACCACATCagacacaacaacaacaaacaatacAGTGGCAGCCACCAGCACAAGGTGTTCTGAAATGCAACGTCGACGCGGCCATTTTCAATGAGTTAAAGAGTCTGTGTACATGTATATGTATTAGAGATCATCGTGGCCAAATTATAAAGGCTGCTACAAATTGGTACGAAGGAAATCCTCTTCCTCAAGAAGCTGAAGCGGTGGGTTTACGTGATGCTATTTTGTGGCTTGGAGAGTTGGGATTATCGGATGTGCACATTGAACTAGATTGTAAGATAGTGGTTGATAGCATATGTGATAAGAATAATAACCAAGCCGAATTTGGCAATATCATAGctaattgtatgtcacttttgCAACAATTCACAAACTTTAAGATAAGTTTTGTTAGGAGACAAGCGAATGTTGTCACTCATAACTTAGCAAGGGTGTCAATATTACATGCTCGTCACCGTGTCTTTGATTTGATTCCTTCTTGTATTACAAACCTTGCGATGAATGAAATAATATGA